In Thiothrix unzii, the sequence ATATTGAAAAGTCGCTGAAGGTGATGCGCTGCGGTCGGGCTATCCACTGCACAGGCGAGGGTTTCCAATGTTTGCAGTAACGGCGGTTGCGGTTGTGCCAGTGTTGTTGGCATCCATAACCCGCCTGTTACTGCCAGTAACAGGCTTTTATTTAACCGCGCAAGCATCGCACGTTTGAGTTTTGGCTACGTCCAGCTTCATCCCGCGCTGGCAGCGTTTGCACGTTGGGTAAAATTCACCGTATTTTTTGTGCAGCAGCAGGCTCAAAATAATCCCGTTGGTGTTGGCGGTAATCGCTTTATTGTAGCCGCCGCCGTTTTCGTAAATGCCCGAATACCAGCCGCGTTCTGGGTCGTAAGCGGTATTTACGGTATAGGCCAGTTGCTTACTGTATGGATCATCGGGGAACAGCAACGCCATCGACATTGCGGCTTTCACCGAAATGGTTTTGAGGTTGTCGTAGCGCACCCCTTTGTCGGTGGTGGTATTCCAAGGCAATCCGGCGGTGAAAATGGTGTTGTAAAGGAAGTACGGTTTTTGGTCGATATTGTCTTCTGAAACAGCCGTGATTACCCCGGTTTCTTCCCAGCGGCGTTTTTGTACTTGGTAAATATTTGCCAGTAACGGTTGGTTCTCGGCATCAATACCGTTTTCAACCGCATCCATTGCATACGATTCTGTTACCACGTAGTTGTACGCGCCCAAATCACGTGGATCGCGGCGGTCATACGCCACTGGCACGTCGTAAATATTGATTGTTTCGCGGAATTCATTGTTGTAAGTGGCTGAAACTCGCTGATCGTAACCCAATTCGCGGAAAATTTTCCCCGCGTATTGCTCGTAACCCAACCGCCCTTCCTGCGCTACCACCATCGCTTTAGTGGCGGGGTCACGGTAAAGCCCGAACATTTGCCCGTCTTTAATCAAGCGGGTTAAATCCCAGCGTTCCACTGCTTTTTTAGCTGGGTAGGCGTATTTCGGATGCATACAGCCCAGCGTATTCAGCCAGGAAATGATTCGCGCCAGATCCAAGGCAGAAACCCCGATCCCGTCCGGCGCGGGTTGATTGCGGTAATCCACCATTGCGCCCGTGCCTGCGTGATACACCTTGTTGGGGGCTTCCTTGTTGAACAGTTCCATTGTGGTGAGGGTTTTGAACATCGCTTGAATGCGTTCGTCGAAATCCTTTTCGTCAATCAAACCAAAATCGTGCGCGGCTATGGTGGCAGCCAGTGCCGAACCCGTGTCCCACATCGTGGTGGATTGGTATTTATCCGCCGCGTTATACAAGCCGGTCTTGGGGTTGTAATTGTTTTCAAAGTATTTCCAAGCGACTTTTGCCATTTCTAGGTCTTTGCTGCATAAGCCTTGCGGGTTGCCTAAGCAACTGTTGTCGGGGGCTTGAGCCAGTGCGCAAAAAGTGTCGTTGCGTGACGCGCTGTTACTGGATGACAGCAAACTCCACACACTGCCAGTTTGATGGGGAGTGGGGGCGGTTTGGGTAATTGCGTAGATAATTCCTGTCGCGAGCAATATCCCGGTAAGCCATGCCAGACCAATGCGCACGGGGCGACGTGTCCAGATTTGTTGTTTATTATTATGCTCAGTCATTGCCCAGTTCCCCTAAAACGGCTTCGATTTCTTTGCGGATAGCAGCAACGTTAGTATTAGTGTCACCGCCTTTCCACGCGCTGACCAGTTTGTCGATAGGGTTCATTAAACCTTGCAGGCGGGCTTTTTTATCGGCAAAAGTTTCACCTGCTTCCCACAGTGGCTTTTTTGTGGTGGCAAGCTTTTCAGCAGCAGGCACGCCTTTACCTTCCGCACGTAATTGTTCTGCTTGATTGACCACTGACAGGGTTTTGTAAAGGTTTAAGCGTTTTTGCAGCGCGGTGAGCTTTTGTTCGGCGGCATCGTCAGCGGCTTTACCCAGTTTGCTGGTTACACCGTGGATTGCGTCCAGCTTTTCGGTGAGTGGGGTGAGCGCGGCGGTAACGCTGGCGGCGGATGCTTGTTGCCCTTGTTGTAATGCAGCGTGTAATTGCTGATTTTGGAAGGTGAGATAAACGACCAGCACCAGCAGCATACTCAGTAAAACGTGTTGCAAGGTATTCATCGACAGTTCCTCGGCTTTAGGTTATGGCGGGACACCATGCCCGCAAAGTGGTTGCCAATACGTCCATTTGGATGGGTTTGGTGAGGCAGTCGTTCATGCCCGCTGCGAGGTATTCCAGTTCATCGCCTTTCATGGCGTTGGCGGTCAAGGCGATGATCGGCATCGCAGCGAGTTGCGGAAATTCAGCGCGGATACGGCGGGTAGTTTCTACGCCGCTGATACCGGGCATTTGAATATCCATTAACACCAGCGCGAAGCTTTCGGTATGCAGGTAATCAAGGGCTTGATAGCCGTCTTCCGCCAGCGTGATGTGATAACCCAGTTTAGTGAGCATTCCCCGCGCTACCATTTGGTTAACCTTGTGGTCTTCCACTACCAAAATGCGGGCGAGTTGCTGATCTTTATTGCTGGTAACAGCGGCGCGAGGTGGCGTGCTGTCGGTAATCGGTGTGACTGCACCGGGTGGCACGGCGGTTAAATCCACAATCGGGATTTCAAACCAGAAGGTACTGCCCGCGCCCAAGGTACTTTCGATCCCAATCGTGCCGCCCATTAAGTTCACCAGTTTACGGCTAATCGCCAGCCCCAAACCCGTACCGCTTTGTTTGTGCTGATCGTAACGGCTGATTTGGCTGAAAGCGTGAAACAGTTTGCGCTGTTTTTCGGGGGGAATGCCTACGCCAGAATCTTGCACTTCAAAGCGTAAGGTTTCTCCGCCGGGATGGCTAATACGCACTTGCACGCCGCCGCGTTCGGTAAATTTAATCGCATTACCCACTAAATTCAGTAACACCTGACGCAAACGCAGCGAATCGCCGTGTAAGCGTGTTGGCAAATCTTCCGCAATGCAGACCTCCAGCGTTAACTGCTTTTGCACGGCAATGGTACGCATCGTGGCAATGATATTGGGTAAAATATCGCAAATCAGGAAGCCTTCATCCAGCAGTTCCAGCTTGCCTGCTTCTAAGCGGGAAATGTCGAGAATGTCGTTGATAATGCCCAGTAATGACTGCGCCGATTGCAAAATAGTATCAACCTGCAAGCGTTGTTCCGACTCCAGCGTGGTGTGCTGCAATAGGGTGGTCATACCGATAATGCCATTCATCGGGGTGCGGATTTCGTGACTCATGGCGGCGAGAAACGCACTTTTCGCCCGGTTAGCAGCCATTGCCTGATCACGCGCTTCGACCAATTCGCGGGTGCGTTCCGTCACGGTTTGCTCCAGCGAATCGGCGACAGCGCGTAATTCCTGATTAGCTTGATACAGTTCCAAGCTTTTCGATTCCAGCAATTGCTCCGCTTGTTTACGCGCATTACGTTCGCGTTCTAAGCGTTTTTCCAGCCGTGCGACCAGTTCCGCACTCATGGTTTCAGGCTGCAATGCGTTGGATATGGAATTCAACATGCGTGCCCCGGCCTTGCGAACAATCGCGGATGTCGATTTTTGCAGGTTCTTGGTAATGGTAGAGACAGCCTTCGATCAAACCTTCGGCGAGTGAGGAAAACGGATGCTGGGAACGGTACACCATCACCAATTGCTGATCGTTATCGCTGCGGGTAGTTTCAAAGCTGGGTAATTCCGCATCGGGGTAAAGTTTGCGCACTTCGATGTGCACGTAATTTTCAATCGAATCCAGAAAATCGAAAGCGGTGCGGGTATTGTGGAAAAACGCCGGATACAGTTCCACAAAACGCCCGAACAAATGTTGTCCAAAAATTTTCACTAAAGCCGGAATCGGTAAGCGGGTTTCTTTGGATAGGCATTGCACCAACGCCAGCATTTCAGAATGCGGGTAAGTGCCTACGGCGGTATACGCGCCACCGGATGGCAGGTTGGCATCGTCAATAATATCGTCCACCATTGCGGCAGAAAATTTTTGCTCAACCATGTCGAGAAATTCGGTAAAAACCAGACCTTTCATTGGGTATTCCCCTGTTTACTGTTGTTATGCGGATAGGGCGGTAACGATTGGCGCGTGGGCATTCAGCCACACACAAACTTCGGCGTAAGTGGTGTTGAGCTGTTGCCAGTGTTGCATAGCGCGGATTTGATCTTGATCGTCTTTGTATTCTTCCAGCAAGCGTGCCAGCTCTGCCATGCCGAATGCACCAATCAGGCGGCTGCTGGACTTGAGTTTGTGGCAAATAATGCCGACTTGTTGGCTATCACCTTGGGTAATGCTTTGCTGTAAAGCGTCGATGGCGGCAACCACATCCTGGTGGAAAACGTCCAGCAGTTCGGTAAATTCGTCTGCCATGATTTCTTGCAGTTCGTGGTAAGTATCCGCATCAATGGTGTGGGCTGTCGTTATTGTCATCATTCCATTACCCATAGGCTTATAGTTGTGTATTTTGAGTTTTGATTGGTGCTAGGATACACCTAATAACTTATTTCATTCAAATCATAAAAAAGACATATCGAAGATGAATATCCTAGTGGTAGATGATGCCAGAGATATGCAGTTGATTCTGCGCCGCATCTTGACCCTGATGGGACATCATGTGGTACTCGCGGATCACGGTGAAGCCGCGTGGGAGCTGATCCAACAACAGCATTTTCAACTGGTGATTAGCGATTGGGTAATGCCGTTTATGGACGGCCCCACCTTATGCCGCACTATTCGCGCGGCGAGCTTACCGCATTACGTGTACATTATTTTGCTCACGGGTATGTCAGGCAAGCAAAATCTGATCCAAGGTATGGAAGCGGGTGCGGATGATTTCGCCACCAAGCCGATTGTGCGTGAAGAGCTGGAAGTACGCCTGCGTGCAGCCCAGCGTGTGCTGGATCTGGAACACCGTCTGGAAGATAAAAACCGTCATTTGGAAAGTGTTAATCACTCCTTATCCGCTGCGCAACGCTTGATTCAAAGTGATTTGGAACGCGCCGCAGTGTTGCAGACGGGGGTATTGCCGAGTCAGAAAAACTTTGGGCGGGTAAGCGTCGATTGGTTTTTCCAGCCTGCGCAATACATTGGCGGCGATACTTTTAACTATTTTCCGTTAAATGATGATTTGTTCTTTTTTTATTCGATTGATGTTTCCGGGCATGGTATCGCATCGGCGTTGCTGTCGATGTGTTTACAAACCTTGCTGAGTGCAACCAGTGAATTGCATTGTTTGACCGAGTTAAATGCGGAGGCGATTGCAAACGTGCCATCGCGTTTGGCAGCCCGCTTGAATCAGCATTTACACGAAAAGCTGGATACCGGGGATCACTATTTAACCATGATCATGGGTGTGGTCGATACCCAGCAAGAGCGGTTACATTTTGTGCAAGCAGGGCATCCGCAGCCATTTTTATACACGCCGGGAACCAGCGGATTGGTACAGGTCGAGTGTACTGGGTTTCCGATAGGTTTATTGCCGGAGGTGGAATACGAAACCATTAGCGTGCCGTTTCCGAGTGGTAGCCGGTTTGTGTTGTATTCCGACGGGTTACTGGAATTGCCGACAGCGCACGATGAATTGTTAACCGAAACAGGATTGTTGCAAGCCTTGCAAGCCTCCATCGGGCAGCCGGTGAATACATTGATTGAGCCGTTGCGGGTACAGCTAGGGTTGGATCAGGCGGTGCAAACGCGCCCTGATGATATTTCTTTGCTGATTATGGAGCTGCACTGACAGGACAGGCGCGTTGTAGCACCTCTAGCAATGCCTGTACCTTAAACGGCTTGCTCAGGAAGTCGTCCATTCCGGTTTGCAGGCAATGCATTTTGTCGCTGTGCATGGCATTTGCGGTCAAGGCGATAATTGGGGTGCGTGCTAATTGCTGGTGTTGTTCTGCGGTGCGGATCAGGCGTGTGGCTTCTAAGCCATCCATTTCTGGCATTTGCACATCCATTAAAATTACGTCCGGCGGGTTGATTTCCCACGCTTGCAGGGCTTCACGACCGTTTTCTGCGACAGTGACTTGATGACCTGCTTTGTTTAATAAACGCACCGCCAACATCCGATTTACCGGATTATCTTCCGCCAGTAATACGTGTAACGGGCGTGTGCTTAACGCTAGTGTGCTGGTGGTGACAGGTTGTGGTTGTACGGCTTGCGCGGCGACTTCTAACAATAGGTCAAAGTGGAAAATGCTGCCTTGTCCTGCGTCGCTTTCCACCTGTAAATGCCCGCCCATCATTCCAATCAATTGCGCGGAAATGGTTAAGCCCAAACCCGTGCCGCCATAACGCCGGGTGATGGAGTTATCCGCTTGTTGAAACGGCTGGAAGATGCTGGCCTGCCTTTCCGGGGAAATACCAATGCCGGTATCGTGTACCGCAAACAATAGCCGGACTTTGTCGTTGGGCGCACCGCTTTGCTCGCTAATTGTGATGCGTATCGCGCCACGTTCGGTGAATTTAATCGCATTACCCACCAAATTAATCATCACTTGACGTAAACGTCCGCTATCGCCAGCGATTAAATCCGGCACGTCGGCGGCGACTTCCCAATGGAAATCGAGTTGCTTTTCCAGTGCCTGCATCCGTAACGGGGTAAAGGTGTCCTGCAATAGCGGGCGCAGCGCGAAGGGGGCGTTAATCAGGTCAAAGCTTCCGGCTTCAATACGTGAGAAGTCGAGGATTTCATTGATAATGTCGAGCAAGGCATTGGATGATGATTTAATCATCCCCAAGTATTCGCGCTGCGTTTCTGAAACTTCGCTGTACAGCATTAAATCGGTGAGGCCAATAATGCCATTCATCGGGGTGCGGATTTCGTGGCTGATCATTGCCAGAAATTCGCTTTTGGCTTTGCTGGCTTGTTCGGCGTGGGCTTTGGCTTTGAGGGCTTCGGCGCGGGCTTCTTCCAGAAAAGCGTGTTGTTGACAGGCCAGACACGCGGTTTCCAAGCGTTTTAACACCAAGCCTAGTGCGAGTAAGTAAGTTTCCGGCAGCGGTGGGTCACGCACCAAGACCAGTAAACCATTATCCCCCAGCGGCATGAAGTGGTAGTGGTTTGCGTCCAATGTCAGGATTTCCCCCGGTCTTTTGACGCGCCATTGTTGGCTGGCGATCTGCTGGATGCGGGTTGCCAGCAGTGGGCTATCTTGCTCAATCGAGCCGCGTACTGCGGGGTAACTGTAGGTGGGGGCGGGGGCAGTATGATTTTCCGACGGGGTAATACCGTTGTGCAACCAAATGTAACCGCTGCGGCAGTTCAGCAATTTCAGTGCGGGCGGCAGGAATTTGCGTAACATACTGCGCAAATCCAAATCTTGCCCAATCAGTAAGGCGAGGGCGTACTGAACCGACACCAATTCCAAGGTTGAATTCATGCCTTGTTCTCCGCTTGTGTCAGCACGCCCAGCACGATGGTTTTGTTGAAAAACTCCAGACAGGTGTTACCCGCGTCGGCAATTTCCCCCAACGATAAGCAGCCTGCCAGCGGAACACCGGGCGGTAAGGCGTTACGAATATTGTCGACTTCTTCATGGAAGCGGTCTTGCAAAAACAGGGTGCGGCTAATGCAGTCAAACAACAAACCCAATACCGGCGGTGCATCAGGAAGGTGCAGTTTGGCAGCGCATTGGCGCGACGCACTCAGCAGGTTTTCAGTATTGCCCTTGAGGATGTAAATAATGTGATTAGCGGGGACTTCCCCCACGCATACCAATTTATCACCTTCATTGAACAAGGGGTCACGCACCACCACATCACCGGTGAGGCGTTCCAAGCCAAACGGGTAGGCTTTCGCCAACTCGAAAAAATTGTCGGTATCAAACGATTTACCACTGTCAGCTTCCACCACCTGACGGTAAACCGCGAAAGCAGGCTGGTAATCGAGCGTAGTAATCGTGTTGTTGTACGCGCCCGTAACGAAAAACGGCCCCGCAAACTTATGCCAGCCGTGTTCAATGCCAATGCTAACCTGTAAGGGTAGGGCGGTAATTTGAGCGCAATCCATCAGCAACCCTTGATTGCTAATGATGCAAGGTTTTTGCACGAAACTCAGCGAACCCGCGCCACCGCCAATGTAGTGGCAATGACTGCCAAAAACTTCGTAAAGGCTTTCGAGTAGTGCG encodes:
- a CDS encoding heme NO-binding domain-containing protein, whose amino-acid sequence is MKGLVFTEFLDMVEQKFSAAMVDDIIDDANLPSGGAYTAVGTYPHSEMLALVQCLSKETRLPIPALVKIFGQHLFGRFVELYPAFFHNTRTAFDFLDSIENYVHIEVRKLYPDAELPSFETTRSDNDQQLVMVYRSQHPFSSLAEGLIEGCLYHYQEPAKIDIRDCSQGRGTHVEFHIQRIAA
- a CDS encoding PP2C family protein-serine/threonine phosphatase, translating into MNILVVDDARDMQLILRRILTLMGHHVVLADHGEAAWELIQQQHFQLVISDWVMPFMDGPTLCRTIRAASLPHYVYIILLTGMSGKQNLIQGMEAGADDFATKPIVREELEVRLRAAQRVLDLEHRLEDKNRHLESVNHSLSAAQRLIQSDLERAAVLQTGVLPSQKNFGRVSVDWFFQPAQYIGGDTFNYFPLNDDLFFFYSIDVSGHGIASALLSMCLQTLLSATSELHCLTELNAEAIANVPSRLAARLNQHLHEKLDTGDHYLTMIMGVVDTQQERLHFVQAGHPQPFLYTPGTSGLVQVECTGFPIGLLPEVEYETISVPFPSGSRFVLYSDGLLELPTAHDELLTETGLLQALQASIGQPVNTLIEPLRVQLGLDQAVQTRPDDISLLIMELH
- a CDS encoding Hpt domain-containing protein, which codes for MTITTAHTIDADTYHELQEIMADEFTELLDVFHQDVVAAIDALQQSITQGDSQQVGIICHKLKSSSRLIGAFGMAELARLLEEYKDDQDQIRAMQHWQQLNTTYAEVCVWLNAHAPIVTALSA
- a CDS encoding FIST signal transduction protein; this translates as MLTYQTPVELFVETSGSCDGLFQLLDQALATGARSLLVLAADANGFTPEQLDARLHALPVPVFGGIFPEIIANGQTLRQGSLVCALPGTAQVHVVEHLSNPDSDYFAATEALATHIAPGSTLVTLVDGLSKRIAALLESLYEVFGSHCHYIGGGAGSLSFVQKPCIISNQGLLMDCAQITALPLQVSIGIEHGWHKFAGPFFVTGAYNNTITTLDYQPAFAVYRQVVEADSGKSFDTDNFFELAKAYPFGLERLTGDVVVRDPLFNEGDKLVCVGEVPANHIIYILKGNTENLLSASRQCAAKLHLPDAPPVLGLLFDCISRTLFLQDRFHEEVDNIRNALPPGVPLAGCLSLGEIADAGNTCLEFFNKTIVLGVLTQAENKA
- a CDS encoding ATP-binding protein is translated as MLNSISNALQPETMSAELVARLEKRLERERNARKQAEQLLESKSLELYQANQELRAVADSLEQTVTERTRELVEARDQAMAANRAKSAFLAAMSHEIRTPMNGIIGMTTLLQHTTLESEQRLQVDTILQSAQSLLGIINDILDISRLEAGKLELLDEGFLICDILPNIIATMRTIAVQKQLTLEVCIAEDLPTRLHGDSLRLRQVLLNLVGNAIKFTERGGVQVRISHPGGETLRFEVQDSGVGIPPEKQRKLFHAFSQISRYDQHKQSGTGLGLAISRKLVNLMGGTIGIESTLGAGSTFWFEIPIVDLTAVPPGAVTPITDSTPPRAAVTSNKDQQLARILVVEDHKVNQMVARGMLTKLGYHITLAEDGYQALDYLHTESFALVLMDIQMPGISGVETTRRIRAEFPQLAAMPIIALTANAMKGDELEYLAAGMNDCLTKPIQMDVLATTLRAWCPAIT
- a CDS encoding DUF3131 domain-containing protein → MTEHNNKQQIWTRRPVRIGLAWLTGILLATGIIYAITQTAPTPHQTGSVWSLLSSSNSASRNDTFCALAQAPDNSCLGNPQGLCSKDLEMAKVAWKYFENNYNPKTGLYNAADKYQSTTMWDTGSALAATIAAHDFGLIDEKDFDERIQAMFKTLTTMELFNKEAPNKVYHAGTGAMVDYRNQPAPDGIGVSALDLARIISWLNTLGCMHPKYAYPAKKAVERWDLTRLIKDGQMFGLYRDPATKAMVVAQEGRLGYEQYAGKIFRELGYDQRVSATYNNEFRETINIYDVPVAYDRRDPRDLGAYNYVVTESYAMDAVENGIDAENQPLLANIYQVQKRRWEETGVITAVSEDNIDQKPYFLYNTIFTAGLPWNTTTDKGVRYDNLKTISVKAAMSMALLFPDDPYSKQLAYTVNTAYDPERGWYSGIYENGGGYNKAITANTNGIILSLLLHKKYGEFYPTCKRCQRGMKLDVAKTQTCDACAVK
- a CDS encoding response regulator, yielding MNSTLELVSVQYALALLIGQDLDLRSMLRKFLPPALKLLNCRSGYIWLHNGITPSENHTAPAPTYSYPAVRGSIEQDSPLLATRIQQIASQQWRVKRPGEILTLDANHYHFMPLGDNGLLVLVRDPPLPETYLLALGLVLKRLETACLACQQHAFLEEARAEALKAKAHAEQASKAKSEFLAMISHEIRTPMNGIIGLTDLMLYSEVSETQREYLGMIKSSSNALLDIINEILDFSRIEAGSFDLINAPFALRPLLQDTFTPLRMQALEKQLDFHWEVAADVPDLIAGDSGRLRQVMINLVGNAIKFTERGAIRITISEQSGAPNDKVRLLFAVHDTGIGISPERQASIFQPFQQADNSITRRYGGTGLGLTISAQLIGMMGGHLQVESDAGQGSIFHFDLLLEVAAQAVQPQPVTTSTLALSTRPLHVLLAEDNPVNRMLAVRLLNKAGHQVTVAENGREALQAWEINPPDVILMDVQMPEMDGLEATRLIRTAEQHQQLARTPIIALTANAMHSDKMHCLQTGMDDFLSKPFKVQALLEVLQRACPVSAAP